A single Melospiza melodia melodia isolate bMelMel2 chromosome 7 unlocalized genomic scaffold, bMelMel2.pri SUPER_7_unloc_2, whole genome shotgun sequence DNA region contains:
- the LOC134432912 gene encoding olfactory receptor 14C36-like produces the protein MPNSSSIRHFLLLALADTWQLQLLHFCLLLGISLAALLGNGLIISAVACGHHLHMSMFFFLLNLALSDLGSICTTVPKAMHNSLWDTRAISYTGCAAQLFFFMFFISAEFYLLTIMCYDRYVSICKPLHHETLLGSRACAHMAAAAWASGFLTALMHTANTFSLPLCHGNALDQFFCEILQILKLSCSKSYFREVGLIDVSACLAFGCFVFIVFSYVQIFRAVLRIPSEQGWHKAFSTCLPHLAVVSLFLSTAAFAHLKPLSMSSPSLDLSVSILYSVVVPALNPLIYSLRDQELKVAVWRLTTGCFKKH, from the coding sequence atgcccaacagcagctccatcaggcacttcctcctgctggcattggcagacacgtggcagctgcagctcctgcacttctgcctcttgctgggcatctccctggctgccctcctgggcaacggcctcatcatcagcgccgtagcctgtggccaccacctacACAtgtccatgttcttcttcctgctcaacctggccctcagcgacctgggctccatctgcaccactgtccccaaagccatgcacaattccctctgggacacaagggccatctcctacacaggatgtgctgcacagctctttttctttatgttcttcatctcagcagagttttatctgctgaccatcatgtgctatgaccgctacgtgtctatctgcaaacccctgcaccacgagaccctcctgggcagcagagcttgtgcccacatggcagcagctgcctgggccagtggctttctcactgctctcatgcacacagccaatacattttccctgcccctgtgccatggtaatgccctggaccagttcttctgtgaaatcctacagatcctcaagctctcctgctccaaatcctacttTAGGGAAGTTGGGCTCATTGATGTTAGTGCTTGTttagcatttggttgttttgtgttcattgttttctcctatgtgcagatcttcagggctgtgctgagaatcccctctgagcagggatggcacaaagccttttccacctgcctccctcacctggccgtggtatccctgttcctcagcacagccgcatttgctcacctgaagcccctctccatgtcctccccatccctggatctgtcagtTTCAATTCTATACTCGGTGGTGGTTCCAgcactgaaccccctcatctacagcctgagggaCCAGGAGCTCAAGGTTGCAGTGTGGAGGCTGACGACTGGATGCtttaagaaacattaa